In the Prochlorococcus sp. MIT 1307 genome, one interval contains:
- a CDS encoding recombinase family protein, with protein MTKFQGFQRPSPLLIDKPTYKQIGYARASSASSKFGLEAQVAALREAGCDQIFQETISTRVKDIDRPQLQLALGALKEGDEIVFVKLDRGFRTQKETINVLHDLQEQDKHVRTLDGLINTRGLGKFAPILIGLLSGLNQVERSMIAERQAESIQYRKEIGASLGGRPKTNTAKEGLVVRLRNEGCSYRNIRAQTGLALATIRRIIVDQEESAVAV; from the coding sequence TTGACCAAGTTCCAAGGATTCCAACGACCCTCTCCTTTGCTGATAGATAAACCCACTTACAAGCAAATTGGATACGCAAGGGCCTCTTCCGCATCATCCAAGTTCGGTTTGGAAGCGCAGGTTGCTGCATTGAGAGAAGCAGGTTGCGACCAAATCTTCCAAGAGACCATCAGCACAAGAGTGAAGGACATCGACCGCCCTCAACTTCAATTGGCATTAGGAGCTTTAAAAGAAGGCGATGAAATTGTTTTCGTCAAACTTGATAGGGGGTTTCGCACTCAAAAAGAAACGATCAATGTTCTCCACGACTTACAAGAGCAAGACAAGCATGTAAGAACTTTGGATGGACTCATTAACACCAGAGGACTCGGCAAGTTCGCTCCAATCCTTATCGGTTTGCTTTCAGGGTTGAATCAGGTTGAGCGTTCGATGATTGCTGAACGCCAAGCAGAATCGATTCAGTACAGAAAGGAAATAGGCGCATCTTTAGGAGGTCGTCCTAAAACCAATACTGCAAAAGAAGGTCTGGTTGTTCGATTAAGGAATGAAGGTTGCTCTTATCGCAATATCAGGGCACAAACGGGTCTTGCCCTAGCAACCATCCGCAGAATCATCGTGGATCAAGAAGAGAGTGCGGTGGCGGTATGA
- a CDS encoding galactose oxidase — MAWKKRKRSVAPIPTSEEPEEWDYFDYGELQYSKGSAVCMTCEHFTYCSTKSCVTLLTCPIHRKLIQQGEHLTKRCKNWRKKRVLEIGWCAEVA, encoded by the coding sequence ATGGCGTGGAAAAAAAGAAAAAGATCAGTTGCACCCATTCCAACCTCTGAAGAACCAGAGGAGTGGGACTACTTCGACTATGGGGAACTTCAATACTCAAAAGGAAGTGCTGTTTGTATGACCTGCGAACACTTCACTTATTGCTCTACCAAAAGTTGCGTGACTCTTTTGACTTGTCCTATTCACCGCAAACTCATCCAGCAAGGAGAACACCTAACGAAGCGGTGCAAGAACTGGCGAAAGAAGCGTGTTCTTGAAATTGGATGGTGCGCAGAAGTTGCTTAG
- a CDS encoding class I SAM-dependent methyltransferase, with translation MSIDFEGKSFLELGAGRSLILPLSLYIQGAREVVSVDLNPYFSIDIWNDSLKSIVENIDIIKKDFPKLDSHRLDLVLSTKNLDNVAQILGFLNSIGIRYIAPCDSTRLPFRDKYFDFQISTNVLEHIPKNKISGIFPEIKRVLSEDGLCLNLIDYSDHFAHSDHNISLIHFLRFSSQDFKSLAGNRYMYMNRLRDDDFQQLFADLEMKTIFSEKVVDSSILNLLKTNDKSVFLHDDFKFKEKDCLATTHAWYGLSFS, from the coding sequence ATGTCAATAGATTTTGAAGGAAAGAGTTTCCTTGAATTGGGGGCAGGAAGAAGCCTAATACTTCCACTCTCGCTATATATTCAAGGTGCAAGAGAAGTTGTAAGTGTTGATTTAAATCCATATTTTTCTATTGATATCTGGAATGACTCTCTTAAGTCCATCGTTGAAAATATCGATATAATAAAAAAAGATTTTCCAAAATTAGATTCTCATCGACTTGATTTAGTACTGTCTACCAAAAACTTAGATAATGTAGCTCAAATATTAGGTTTTTTAAATTCAATTGGCATTCGTTATATTGCTCCATGTGACTCAACTCGACTTCCATTTAGGGATAAATACTTTGATTTCCAAATATCAACTAATGTTTTAGAGCATATTCCAAAGAATAAAATCTCTGGAATCTTCCCCGAAATAAAAAGAGTCTTATCTGAAGATGGTTTGTGCTTAAATCTTATAGATTATAGTGATCACTTCGCTCATTCTGACCATAATATATCCTTAATACATTTCCTTAGATTTTCTAGTCAAGATTTCAAATCTTTAGCAGGAAATCGCTATATGTATATGAATCGCTTGAGAGATGATGACTTTCAACAACTTTTTGCTGATTTAGAAATGAAAACAATTTTTTCAGAAAAGGTTGTTGATAGTTCTATTTTGAATCTTTTAAAAACAAATGATAAATCTGTTTTTCTTCATGACGATTTTAAGTTTAAAGAAAAAGATTGTCTCGCCACTACGCATGCTTGGTATGGGTTGTCTTTTTCCTGA
- a CDS encoding extracellular solute-binding protein: MISARRLIPAAIAVSFSVGLGLRHAAQAQTREVRVYSGRHYNTDRKIFKKFSEETGIRVRLIEATGISLVERLKREGSSSKADIILLVDAARISNAAKKGLLQQYRSPKLDKEVPKQYRDPQGRWYALTRRVRVMVANPERVDISKISNYSDLASPLLKEKVCLRKRNSPYNQSLVANQLVLRGEVDTKKWLKGMIANVSQAYFPGDIGLIRAVSQGSCGVGIVNHYYVARMLAGVNGSKDKKLAKKVKVITPQPAHVNVSAAGIAKYAKNKNEAIQLLEYLASPTGSRGLAGPTFEHPLRGANTSKEVKSFGSFRPDNVTINQLGIFNAKAINLMAKSGWQ, translated from the coding sequence ATGATTTCAGCAAGACGTCTTATTCCTGCAGCGATAGCAGTAAGTTTTTCAGTAGGGCTTGGGCTAAGACATGCAGCTCAAGCACAAACAAGAGAAGTTCGAGTTTACTCAGGCCGTCACTACAATACTGATAGGAAGATATTTAAAAAGTTTTCTGAGGAAACAGGAATTAGAGTCAGGCTGATCGAAGCAACTGGGATTTCTTTAGTTGAGAGATTAAAGAGAGAAGGTTCAAGTTCAAAGGCTGATATCATACTATTAGTGGATGCCGCAAGGATTAGTAATGCTGCCAAAAAAGGCCTTTTGCAGCAATATCGTTCTCCCAAGCTTGATAAAGAAGTTCCTAAGCAATACAGAGACCCTCAAGGACGCTGGTATGCCTTAACAAGGCGAGTAAGAGTAATGGTAGCCAATCCAGAAAGAGTTGATATCTCAAAAATTAGTAATTATTCAGACTTGGCTAGTCCATTACTTAAAGAAAAGGTTTGTTTACGTAAACGCAATAGCCCATATAACCAGTCTTTAGTAGCTAATCAATTAGTTCTCAGAGGCGAAGTCGACACTAAAAAATGGTTAAAGGGAATGATTGCGAATGTTTCTCAGGCTTATTTTCCGGGTGATATCGGATTAATCCGTGCTGTTTCTCAGGGAAGCTGTGGAGTAGGAATAGTTAATCATTATTATGTTGCCCGCATGCTGGCAGGTGTTAATGGAAGTAAGGATAAAAAGTTAGCCAAGAAAGTAAAAGTCATTACACCGCAACCTGCACATGTAAATGTTAGTGCAGCAGGAATTGCAAAATATGCTAAGAATAAAAATGAGGCTATTCAACTGCTTGAATACCTTGCATCGCCAACAGGTAGCAGGGGGTTAGCAGGTCCAACTTTTGAGCATCCATTAAGAGGTGCTAACACCTCTAAAGAAGTTAAGAGTTTTGGATCATTTCGCCCAGACAATGTAACTATCAACCAGTTAGGTATTTTTAATGCTAAGGCTATTAACTTGATGGCTAAATCTGGCTGGCAATAA
- a CDS encoding Fe2+-dependent dioxygenase — MDYLIHTLLSESASKSLFDKLLKNKSNWQDGKRTAGSHAAKVKKNKQLEKESKIALESSREVINMITRDPLLKSFCLPRLVHGVMFSLTSTGDSYGDHVDNAYMSSGRSDLSFTLFLTDPNHYKGGELCIQSMQEEKEIKLKAGQIVIYPSTSLHCVKAVSKGERLACIGWIQSYVASNEDRNILFGLDAGARGLLAEHGKSAQLDLVFQAYNNLLRRLGN, encoded by the coding sequence ATGGATTACTTGATCCACACTTTGCTATCAGAGTCGGCATCCAAGTCTTTATTTGACAAGCTTCTAAAAAATAAATCCAACTGGCAAGATGGAAAAAGAACAGCTGGCTCTCATGCTGCCAAAGTTAAAAAGAACAAACAGCTCGAGAAAGAGTCAAAAATAGCTTTGGAATCCAGCCGAGAGGTAATAAACATGATCACAAGGGATCCTCTTTTAAAAAGCTTCTGCCTACCCAGGCTTGTTCATGGTGTGATGTTCTCTCTAACCTCTACTGGTGATAGTTATGGCGATCATGTAGATAACGCATACATGAGCTCTGGCAGAAGTGACCTTTCATTTACACTTTTTTTGACGGATCCAAATCATTACAAAGGTGGGGAACTTTGCATACAAAGCATGCAAGAGGAAAAAGAGATCAAATTAAAAGCAGGTCAAATTGTCATCTACCCAAGCACTAGTCTTCATTGCGTAAAAGCAGTCTCCAAAGGTGAACGATTAGCCTGCATTGGCTGGATACAAAGCTACGTCGCTAGCAATGAGGATAGAAACATTTTGTTTGGTCTTGATGCTGGTGCGCGTGGATTACTTGCTGAGCATGGGAAATCTGCGCAGCTTGATCTAGTTTTCCAGGCATATAACAACCTTTTACGCCGTCTAGGTAACTAG
- a CDS encoding iron uptake porin produces MKLFQQLLVAPAALGLMAPIAATAAELNINDVSSYSDSTGVVESISQFSDVYPTDWAYQALTDLAERHGCAAADPSGSMTRYEAAALLNKCLGNVAQVNEEERRLINEFGPELAVIKGRIDGLEARVGEFEAGMFSTTTKLTGKTYFVLGGYGRDTNSGNAEQDDGSLTFNYTTQLNLNTSFTGEDLLYTRIKTGNFSNSAFGSKTYGNYLSATNNNADALKVDKIWYQFPVGENFTVWAGPKIENYYMLASSPSIYKPVMKQFALGGNSGAYAASTDGGFGVAWTQSVDDPTQPRFAVSTNIVSKGASNATDEGGGIFTDAQQKWLTKFEYGAPRWQVSFAVANEMCNDKSGTNTESCKAWQEYYATDKGNNAGTGNATSYSARAYWKPEDVGMIPAIQVGYDVRDIDDDDSQDSVEATAAWMVGLMWDDVFVDGNRAGVAFGSRAHATEIQGKHEGNDDDAAGNFVWEAYYDYKVSDNITVTPAVFGGSDVSTGENDDILGGLVQTTFKF; encoded by the coding sequence ATGAAACTTTTCCAGCAATTGCTGGTGGCACCTGCTGCTTTGGGTTTAATGGCTCCAATTGCAGCTACTGCCGCTGAGCTGAACATCAATGATGTTTCCAGCTACTCCGATTCAACCGGTGTAGTTGAGAGCATATCTCAGTTCTCAGATGTCTACCCCACAGATTGGGCGTACCAGGCGTTGACCGATTTGGCTGAGCGTCATGGTTGTGCAGCAGCTGATCCTTCTGGCAGCATGACTCGTTATGAAGCTGCGGCTCTTTTAAATAAATGCCTTGGCAATGTTGCTCAGGTCAATGAAGAGGAGCGGCGCCTTATTAATGAATTTGGCCCTGAACTTGCTGTGATTAAGGGACGTATTGATGGGCTCGAGGCTCGGGTTGGTGAATTCGAGGCCGGTATGTTCTCTACGACTACTAAATTAACTGGTAAGACCTACTTCGTTTTAGGTGGTTATGGCAGAGACACCAACTCAGGTAACGCTGAGCAAGATGATGGATCTCTGACTTTTAACTACACTACTCAGTTAAATCTAAATACCAGCTTTACTGGTGAGGATTTACTGTATACCAGGATCAAGACAGGTAATTTTTCAAACTCCGCTTTTGGGAGTAAAACCTACGGAAATTACCTCAGTGCTACTAATAACAACGCCGATGCGTTGAAAGTGGACAAGATTTGGTACCAGTTCCCTGTAGGTGAAAACTTCACAGTCTGGGCAGGACCAAAGATCGAGAACTACTACATGTTGGCCAGTTCTCCTTCTATTTATAAGCCAGTCATGAAGCAATTTGCTTTGGGTGGCAATTCAGGTGCTTATGCTGCAAGTACCGATGGTGGTTTTGGTGTTGCATGGACTCAGTCAGTTGATGACCCTACTCAACCAAGATTTGCTGTTAGTACTAACATCGTCTCAAAAGGTGCATCAAATGCTACTGACGAAGGCGGTGGTATCTTCACTGATGCCCAACAAAAGTGGTTAACTAAGTTTGAGTATGGTGCCCCTCGTTGGCAGGTCTCTTTTGCAGTAGCAAATGAGATGTGCAATGACAAAAGCGGTACCAACACTGAAAGTTGTAAAGCTTGGCAAGAGTACTACGCAACTGACAAAGGAAATAACGCGGGCACAGGTAATGCGACTAGTTATTCCGCAAGAGCCTATTGGAAGCCTGAAGACGTAGGTATGATTCCTGCTATTCAGGTTGGTTATGATGTTAGGGACATCGATGATGATGATAGTCAGGACTCAGTTGAAGCAACTGCTGCTTGGATGGTTGGCCTTATGTGGGATGACGTGTTCGTTGATGGAAACAGAGCAGGAGTAGCTTTCGGTTCCCGTGCGCATGCAACGGAGATCCAAGGTAAACATGAGGGCAATGACGATGATGCCGCAGGCAACTTCGTTTGGGAAGCCTATTACGACTATAAAGTCTCTGACAACATCACAGTTACACCTGCCGTCTTTGGTGGTTCAGATGTCTCGACTGGAGAAAATGATGACATCCTCGGTGGTCTAGTTCAGACCACATTCAAGTTCTGA
- the glyQ gene encoding glycine--tRNA ligase subunit alpha encodes MHFQDIIEALNSFWAEKGCLLLQPYDTEKGAGTMSPHSFLRAIGPEPWAVAYPEPCRRPTDGRYGENPNRAQHYFQYQVLIKPSPDEIQEKYLSSLEALGINPKEHDIRFVEDNWESPTLGAWGVGWEVWLDGMEVTQFTYFQQCGGLDCKPVSIEITYGLERLGMYLQNVESIWDLSWNEFLKYGEIWLPFEKGQCKYNFEASSPSRLKSLFDLYESEAKDLIEKKLPIPSLDFVLKCSHVFNLLEARGVISVTERTATIGRIRTLSRKVAEEWLLERESLGFPLDRQISPNQ; translated from the coding sequence ATGCATTTCCAGGACATAATCGAAGCACTGAATTCTTTTTGGGCTGAAAAAGGTTGTCTGCTTTTGCAGCCATATGACACAGAAAAGGGTGCAGGAACAATGAGTCCACATTCATTCTTAAGAGCAATTGGCCCAGAGCCTTGGGCTGTTGCTTATCCTGAACCCTGCAGAAGGCCAACTGATGGAAGATATGGAGAAAACCCAAATCGAGCACAGCATTATTTCCAATATCAAGTCTTAATTAAGCCTTCGCCAGATGAGATTCAGGAAAAATACCTTTCTTCATTGGAAGCACTTGGAATTAATCCGAAGGAGCACGATATTCGATTTGTGGAAGATAATTGGGAGTCTCCAACACTTGGAGCCTGGGGAGTGGGCTGGGAGGTTTGGCTGGATGGCATGGAAGTAACTCAATTTACTTATTTTCAACAGTGTGGAGGCCTAGATTGCAAACCAGTTTCTATAGAAATCACGTATGGGTTAGAGAGATTAGGGATGTATCTTCAAAATGTTGAAAGTATTTGGGATTTAAGTTGGAATGAATTTCTGAAATATGGAGAAATATGGCTTCCGTTTGAGAAGGGACAATGTAAATATAATTTTGAGGCTTCAAGCCCATCTCGCCTGAAAAGCCTTTTTGATTTATATGAATCTGAAGCTAAAGATTTAATAGAAAAAAAACTTCCAATCCCCTCTTTAGACTTTGTTCTCAAGTGTAGTCATGTATTTAATCTTCTTGAGGCGAGAGGTGTGATTTCAGTAACAGAAAGAACAGCAACAATCGGAAGGATTCGAACTTTATCTCGCAAAGTAGCAGAAGAATGGTTGCTTGAAAGAGAATCTCTAGGGTTTCCTTTAGACAGGCAAATTTCCCCAAATCAATAG
- the ubiE gene encoding bifunctional demethylmenaquinone methyltransferase/2-methoxy-6-polyprenyl-1,4-benzoquinol methylase UbiE, with product MRPGDPLAIEKLFNDVAPIYDHLNDLLSLGLHRVWKKRLLFLLSPMPGEHWLDLCCGTGDLTLALARKVCPKGTVMGVDSAIEPLLIATKRSSKESFRNLSWRKGDALDTGLPSNYFDGVVMAYGLRNLADPQAGLKEVHRVLKPGGRAGILDFNQIASNSIRSKFQKFYLRRVVVPIADKAGLREHYLYLEKSLQKFPQGHIQEKLALEIGFKQANHLLLAFSQMGILLLKS from the coding sequence ATGAGGCCTGGTGATCCTCTCGCGATTGAGAAACTCTTTAATGATGTTGCTCCGATTTATGACCATTTAAATGATCTTTTAAGTCTAGGACTACATAGGGTTTGGAAAAAGCGATTACTTTTTTTGCTCTCTCCAATGCCAGGAGAGCATTGGTTGGACCTTTGTTGTGGAACTGGGGACTTGACTTTGGCATTGGCTCGCAAGGTTTGCCCAAAAGGGACTGTGATGGGAGTTGATTCGGCTATAGAGCCTCTTCTTATAGCGACTAAAAGATCATCTAAAGAGTCTTTTCGAAACCTTTCTTGGCGCAAAGGAGATGCTCTTGATACTGGATTGCCATCTAATTATTTTGACGGCGTGGTAATGGCTTATGGGCTGAGAAACCTTGCCGATCCTCAAGCAGGATTAAAAGAAGTACATCGTGTCTTAAAACCAGGTGGGCGCGCGGGAATATTGGATTTCAACCAAATAGCTAGTAATTCAATCAGATCGAAATTTCAAAAATTTTACTTGAGGCGGGTTGTTGTTCCCATAGCCGATAAGGCAGGGCTGAGAGAACATTATCTTTATTTAGAGAAGAGCCTACAAAAATTCCCCCAAGGCCACATTCAAGAAAAGTTAGCCCTTGAAATTGGATTTAAACAAGCAAATCATCTTCTATTGGCTTTTAGTCAAATGGGGATTTTATTGCTTAAAAGTTGA
- the hisF gene encoding imidazole glycerol phosphate synthase subunit HisF, producing the protein MVALRLIPCLDVAEGRVVKGVNFVGLRDAGDPVELACRYSQAGADELVFLDIAASHEGRATLIDMVRRTAESVTIPFTVGGGISTVDGIKELLRAGADKVSLNSSAVSNPDLIVQGATRFGSQCIVVAIDAKRRKTDQWGWDVFVKGGRENTGLDVLEWTRKISQLGAGEILLTSMDGDGTQAGYDLELTRTVAEAVDIPVIASGGAGCLEHIFMAFTDGKASAALLASLLHDGDLTVKEIKDYLIKKSLLIRPDNC; encoded by the coding sequence ATGGTTGCTCTTAGATTGATTCCTTGTCTTGATGTGGCGGAAGGTCGTGTAGTTAAAGGTGTGAATTTTGTTGGCCTTCGTGATGCTGGTGATCCAGTTGAGCTGGCGTGCAGATATAGCCAGGCAGGTGCAGATGAACTTGTTTTTTTGGATATAGCCGCTAGCCATGAAGGGAGAGCGACTTTGATCGATATGGTTCGAAGAACAGCTGAGTCAGTAACTATTCCTTTTACTGTTGGTGGAGGAATAAGTACTGTGGATGGTATTAAGGAGCTATTGCGCGCTGGGGCAGACAAAGTAAGCCTTAATTCATCAGCGGTTAGCAATCCTGATTTGATTGTTCAGGGAGCAACTCGCTTTGGCTCACAATGCATTGTGGTGGCGATAGATGCAAAAAGAAGAAAGACAGATCAATGGGGGTGGGATGTATTTGTAAAAGGAGGAAGGGAGAATACTGGGCTAGATGTTTTGGAATGGACCAGAAAAATTTCTCAACTTGGAGCAGGTGAGATTCTCCTTACATCCATGGATGGTGATGGAACTCAAGCTGGTTACGATTTGGAGCTGACTAGAACTGTTGCTGAAGCAGTAGATATTCCTGTGATTGCTTCAGGCGGTGCAGGCTGCTTGGAACACATTTTCATGGCTTTTACAGATGGGAAGGCTTCTGCTGCTTTACTGGCATCCCTCTTGCATGATGGTGATCTAACAGTAAAGGAAATAAAGGATTATTTAATTAAGAAATCTTTACTAATCAGGCCTGATAATTGTTAA
- a CDS encoding DUF2862 domain-containing protein, with protein MAQATTLTRIGSNVRVQVDQVRDRIPKDLLNKLKTNPRGKVVDYKMTDGTDIGLVLEFSDGTTSWFFNKEIARG; from the coding sequence ATGGCACAAGCAACCACTCTTACAAGAATCGGCTCGAACGTTAGGGTTCAAGTCGATCAGGTTCGTGATCGTATCCCAAAGGACCTGCTTAATAAGCTAAAAACCAACCCCCGTGGCAAAGTTGTGGACTACAAAATGACTGATGGAACAGACATTGGTTTAGTTTTAGAATTCAGCGATGGAACTACCAGCTGGTTCTTTAACAAAGAGATTGCTCGCGGTTGA
- the chlG gene encoding chlorophyll synthase ChlG: protein MSDARQLLGIKGAAETKSIWKLRLQLMKPITWIPLLWGVICGAAASGHYQWRLADVLAAFACMVMSGPLLAGFTQTINDYYDREIDAINEPNRPIPSGAIPLIQVKLQIWVLLIGGLLVAYGLDIWAEHKTPSVLLLALGGSFVSYIYSAPPLKLKQNGWLGNYALGASYIALPWWAGQALFGQLTWTTAFLTLAYSLAGLGIAIINDFKSVEGDRALGLQSLPVVFGIKNASWISAGMIDIFQLAMVGVLILIGQHLASVILILLIIPQITFQDIWLLRDPLAFDVKYQASAQPFLILGMLVTALAIGHSPLTQLL, encoded by the coding sequence GTGAGCGACGCCCGACAACTTCTTGGCATCAAAGGAGCCGCAGAAACAAAAAGCATATGGAAGCTGCGTTTGCAGCTTATGAAACCCATTACATGGATCCCACTCTTATGGGGAGTTATTTGTGGTGCAGCCGCTAGTGGGCATTATCAGTGGCGCTTAGCTGATGTTCTTGCAGCATTTGCATGCATGGTCATGAGTGGACCTCTGCTGGCTGGATTCACACAAACAATCAATGATTACTACGATCGAGAGATAGATGCAATTAATGAGCCCAACCGTCCTATTCCTTCTGGCGCAATACCGCTAATTCAAGTAAAGCTACAAATATGGGTCCTCTTAATTGGAGGGTTGTTGGTTGCATATGGATTAGATATTTGGGCAGAGCACAAAACACCTTCAGTACTATTACTTGCACTAGGTGGCTCCTTTGTTAGCTATATCTATTCAGCCCCACCATTGAAACTAAAACAAAATGGATGGCTCGGTAACTATGCACTCGGTGCAAGCTATATAGCTTTACCTTGGTGGGCAGGTCAAGCATTATTTGGACAACTTACTTGGACTACTGCATTCTTGACTCTTGCATATAGTCTTGCAGGCCTAGGCATTGCAATTATCAATGATTTCAAAAGTGTTGAAGGAGATAGAGCCCTGGGACTGCAGTCACTTCCTGTTGTTTTTGGCATCAAAAATGCAAGTTGGATAAGTGCAGGAATGATTGATATCTTCCAACTTGCAATGGTAGGAGTATTAATCTTAATTGGTCAGCATCTTGCATCTGTAATTCTTATTTTATTAATCATTCCTCAAATAACCTTTCAAGATATTTGGTTACTTAGAGATCCTTTAGCTTTTGATGTTAAATATCAAGCCAGTGCTCAACCATTTCTGATACTTGGGATGTTAGTTACTGCATTAGCAATTGGTCATAGCCCTTTGACTCAATTGCTGTGA
- a CDS encoding PBP1A family penicillin-binding protein, which yields MSLKSQHWLLVATISFLVGSLTSISEIIFGKAVDSFLPDAEIISNFRHPRSITLLSTNNKVIQKIGPTTREKVATGKMPSLVKKAFVAAEDRRFYEHKGVDLWGISRALFINLAKKEIIQGGSTITQQLTRTVFLNQDKSIIRKLKEAALAYKLERQMTKNEILEQYLNNVYLGSGAYGIADAAWVYFSKTPGLLKLEEIALIAGLAPAPSLYSPIINPDLAIERRSIVLKRMRKEGFINKSEFLLAINSPLHLKPATPKYFNSAAPFFTSWVYQRLLLLLTPEQLEIGGLKIRTSLNLEWQRKAQEIITKQLPNNLQGAIVSIQPRTGLVRVMVGGTDFYSNQFNRATQALRSPGSTFKIFPYAAALSVGLKPEDNFIDAPRCWNKYCPKNFGDKYMGKVSLSEAFKNSLNTIAVELLEKVGFEKVISTANSLGIGHKRPLGKYYPLAIGAYEQTVLDMTAAYAGVANRGVYIKPTPFEEIRGPKNTLLWSYKVNHPKGLQVLKVSVADKLNRMLEEVVSSGTGKVAYLKNRPVAGKTGTSEGGRDLWFIGSIPQLSTGVWLGYDNNKETRIGSGEAAWVWKQFILQIERNLPILTFPKSQVLDKTKA from the coding sequence GTGAGTTTAAAAAGCCAGCATTGGCTTTTAGTCGCCACCATATCTTTTCTAGTAGGCTCATTAACATCTATTTCAGAAATAATTTTCGGGAAAGCAGTTGATTCATTCCTACCTGATGCAGAAATAATATCTAACTTTAGACATCCTAGAAGCATCACATTACTTTCGACCAACAATAAAGTCATTCAAAAAATTGGGCCTACTACAAGGGAGAAAGTAGCAACAGGCAAAATGCCATCACTTGTCAAGAAAGCTTTTGTAGCAGCAGAAGACAGAAGATTTTATGAGCACAAAGGTGTTGATTTATGGGGTATAAGTAGAGCATTGTTTATAAATTTAGCCAAGAAAGAAATTATTCAAGGTGGTAGCACAATTACACAACAACTAACTCGAACAGTTTTTCTAAATCAAGACAAAAGTATAATACGGAAACTAAAAGAAGCTGCTCTTGCTTACAAGCTAGAGAGGCAAATGACTAAAAATGAAATTCTTGAGCAATATCTAAATAATGTATACCTAGGATCAGGAGCTTACGGTATTGCAGATGCTGCTTGGGTTTACTTTTCAAAAACTCCAGGCTTACTCAAATTAGAAGAAATTGCCCTGATTGCAGGGCTCGCACCTGCTCCATCTCTTTATTCTCCAATTATTAATCCTGATTTAGCAATTGAGAGACGGTCAATAGTCTTAAAACGGATGAGGAAAGAAGGTTTCATTAACAAGTCGGAGTTTTTATTAGCCATTAACAGCCCACTTCACCTGAAACCAGCTACCCCTAAATATTTTAATAGCGCAGCTCCTTTTTTTACTAGCTGGGTTTATCAGAGACTACTTCTCTTGCTAACGCCTGAACAGCTCGAAATTGGCGGCCTCAAAATCCGCACCAGCCTAAACCTTGAGTGGCAAAGAAAAGCGCAGGAAATAATCACTAAGCAATTACCTAATAATCTCCAAGGCGCAATTGTGTCTATTCAACCGAGAACGGGACTAGTCAGAGTAATGGTTGGAGGAACGGATTTCTATTCCAATCAATTCAATAGGGCGACTCAGGCCCTGCGTTCCCCTGGCTCAACCTTTAAGATTTTTCCTTATGCAGCGGCATTAAGTGTCGGCTTGAAACCAGAAGATAATTTTATAGATGCTCCGCGATGCTGGAATAAATATTGCCCTAAAAACTTTGGAGACAAATATATGGGGAAAGTATCTCTTTCAGAAGCTTTTAAAAACTCATTAAACACAATTGCAGTTGAGCTCCTAGAAAAAGTAGGGTTTGAGAAAGTCATCTCGACAGCAAATAGCCTGGGAATCGGTCACAAGCGACCATTAGGAAAATACTATCCATTAGCAATTGGAGCCTATGAGCAAACAGTATTAGATATGACTGCAGCATATGCAGGAGTAGCTAATCGAGGGGTTTATATCAAGCCAACACCATTTGAAGAAATTCGTGGCCCTAAGAACACTCTGCTATGGAGCTATAAAGTTAATCATCCAAAAGGGTTACAAGTACTAAAAGTAAGTGTCGCTGACAAGCTTAATCGAATGTTAGAAGAAGTGGTAAGCAGTGGGACAGGAAAAGTTGCCTATCTCAAAAACAGGCCTGTAGCAGGGAAGACAGGGACCTCAGAGGGGGGAAGGGACCTTTGGTTTATAGGTTCCATACCCCAACTTTCAACGGGAGTCTGGCTTGGTTATGACAACAATAAAGAGACAAGAATTGGCAGCGGAGAAGCCGCCTGGGTATGGAAGCAATTCATATTACAAATTGAAAGAAATCTCCCAATATTAACATTCCCAAAGAGTCAAGTCTTAGACAAGACAAAAGCATAG